AAAAAGAAATGTCACgactctctttctccatctgtaGAAAATACACAGATAAAGCCATCAGTGTTAAGCAGAGCTGATTCATGTAGTAAATTCCCACctttaaatgtttaatataGTGAAACGTTCAGTTTTAACCTCTGGCAGCAGCGTACTGCAACTTTTCGGGTCGACATCTGATAATACATTTAGTGATATATTATGAGCCTACAAAAGGTGGCATAAACAAGGGCCTGATGAGTAATATGTCAGCCGGAAGAAATTAATTGTGATAATAACCTTAGATGCTATagcttttgtttaatttttcaatttttttggttCATCCATGGTCTGCTAAGCAACCACAGTGTTTTAAGAGAACCCGTTAGAATAAGGTTGCAGGATGCTCTGTTGGGAAGTGACTTTGTCTCACAACAGGAAGGTCACAGGTTTAATTCCTGCAGCAGCTATTGTGCTTAAACTCCCatgaaatgaaacaatgaaCTGATACTTACTGCAAAATCTCCAGTTACTGAAGTATAAAATTACAGTGAACCATACAGAGAAGACAAACACTAATTCATACCTAAATTGTGACATTAAAGCAAAACTTCACAAATTGCACACATCAAAGTCTGTAGCGAGTACTTATGTGTGTGAAAAAGTAGCATTaagccttttgtggctccagaggaGCTGTGTGAAGTCTGATAAAGTGTCTCAATTGAAGTCACTTGAGTCAACAGCAGCGCGAACTGAAGACTACaagtttgaaatgaaaaaatatacatattttctcAACCAGGTTAGCTACCTTCTTGAATCTGACAATCTTGTAGAGTTTAATGCTAAACTCTTCAAGTAGCCTTCTTTAAGTGTCTCTTCTTCAGACTTTGCAGGCCTATCTATCATGACTGTAGCCAGATTTTATCCTGTGTAAGATACAGTCATGAAACTTTACATATGTGAATCAGACATTAAAATGAAGGCGCGAGTTTGAAGATGACTGTGGTCTGAAGCCAGGTCGCCGTAATGTCCCTGGCACAACATTTGTGGGCTAAAGAATGTCATCATCACGCCTTTTGTCTCCAGCGCGAAGGCTGCAAAAGTTGCCACGGTTATTGTATACGTATAGTCCATTTTTTGTGTATTTCGATCTCAGGTAGAGTAACTGATTAAATTAAAGATTCAACAGTCCGATCCCAAGGgagtcgccccccccccccccccccccccccccccccgttgacCATTGTGTTTTCAAGAGATTATAATCTGGTTTAGATGCCCTTTCCTTACCATTTTACTGTCTGAGAAAAAGACACCCAGCCTCCTTAAAGAAACTAAATCTAGCTacagtttttctgttttaacagTTCATATTTATCTTGCCATAGTGCCTTCATGAGCCAAAGAGACAAAGATAATGCTCATGTTGTGTTGCTTGTTTGTAAGCCAAGCTTTGGTCCTTTCCACATGTCTGTTTTGGCCAGTGAGCAGCAGAAGCATGAGGGAAATGTGTAGGTGGTTAGATCAGCCGATGAAGTGTAAATACCACTCAATCTGTTCTCATTAGAGGAGTAAAACATACGAATCCCTTCGCCTCTATTAAAAATGCCCCAGGGTCCCGgttaagcatgtgtgtgtgtgtgtggttgtataTGTGGCTGTgtcagagagaaggagggggtgACAGAATGATGTCTTGGCATTTGTGTCTGCAGAGGGGATCTGAAATGCCACCACCATCAACGCTGCTTAATTCTCAGAAACACACTCTTAATCTGAACAGACAATCCGTTCCGACAGCCACTGCTATGGTTCAAATCAACTTGGagtgaagggtgtgtgtgtgctctcgtGAGTGAGAGTGTATGTCATTGTGTTTTGGTATGTGATTAGATGTCTGTGTGTGGACTaatctctgaatgtgtgtgtatgaacaATATATCACACATCCATTCTACATTCCCCTATGATAATGTGGATTGATTATGGATATGATAATGAGAGGCCGGCACGGCGTCGCGACCTTCACAAGGTCTAATTGAAACAAGCGTTGGTCCTCCGAAGCACTTATCAAGTCACACAGCACATCATTAATCACGGAGAATACAAGCTGTCACTgtgacacacatgcatgcacacacacatactcacacattctctatttctctgtttttctaacatacatacacacatgctctctctctctcctgattcttctctccctctctttctcttaagcaaacacacacacacacacacacacacacacacacacacacacacacacacacacacacacaatgcaagcTGTCACTACAATATGCCTGGCATTGTCTTCTTTTAAGGAGAGTGGACAGCTAGTCCACCCTCCATCTCTATTTTCTGCAAGAAAAGTTGAAGAATAAACAGGCTGTTGAAGttaaaccttaaaaaaacaagaaagggaatgttaaaacaattcaacaaacatgaacagctgttcacttcACCCTAACTCGCCTGAATTAACTCAAGTTGTTTTACTGCCTGCTTCTATTGGAAGACAATTTAACAACCAAATGTGATTCCAATGTCTGATTAAGGCAGCACATGGTGCCTACCTGTTAAACACAACATGTTCAACACCCGCTTTACGCCTCAGTGAGCCACTCGAATAAACTAATAAGACCAATATCATATTAGTCATTACATAGTCCAACACACAAAATTCCAATCTGATAAAAAGGTGGTTTCATTATCATCATAGGGAAAACACAAGGGAGTTTGCACGCGCTGCGTCGATGCCATCACCAACTTTGTTAATTGTTATTCAATTAACTGCTTTTGTTAATGAAACCAATTAATACTTAAAAACAAGCAGGGagatatatgattattatgcaTCTATGCAGAAGACAGCTAATTACAACTGTAAATCAATCAATTCTACATTAATCAGCTtggaaaatgtccaaaaataacaAAGTCACTAAAAGACTTtggaagtttttttcttttttaacatattttgattGCCAAGCCATTATCCTGTCTAATGATTGTTAACGGTCCTTTAAAGAGTTTATGATCCAATTTCCTTGCGGTGAATTTAATTGGGACCTAAATAGTATATCTTACGGTGTTAAAGTGTGGCCTCTGTACGTAATCAAGGTTGGTGTATCGGAGTAAGATTCAACAAGGTCACAGAACTCTTCTCAGGGCAAATACATTCAGTGAAGCTTTCCATTGCTGAAGGATAAGGGCCAGACAGGCTTGATCAGTTACAGAAATATTCATAAATCAGTCACTTCAGTGCCAGAGTACAGACCTGTATAAGCATGATCTCTTTAGGATATACAGTACACTGCTCTAGGTGGGCGTCAATCATTTGGTTTCAGCAAACTGAGACAAGGCTTGATTGAGAATGTGCTGCTACGTATTAGTTAGTTACGCCATTTATTGTCGTATTcttcacttaagtaaaagtagaaatacctCAATGTAAAAGGAGTCCATTTAAGTAAAATTCCTGCCTTCAAAATTGTAACTTAAGCAGTATGAAAGATGAAATAACACAAAATTCCCCATACAATTTACAGCTGCATGGTCTGTTAAAGCTCAAGTTAAAGCTGTTAAAGTTAAAGCCGGCCATTGTAGAGCTCATTCCACCTATGTGGTTTAATGTAGTGTATAATGATGCATCGTATTTTACATGAATGTTATAGTGTTTTACAGCaaaataactaaagctgtccgATAAATGTAGTAAACAGTACTAGATTCTGcacttaaataaaattgagaAGGAGTATAAAGTAGAATAGAATTAAAATACTGAAGTAGgagtaaatattatttttgtgtcaCGCACATACAATAGCAAACATGAGTTTTTGAGACACCAAACAAAgttgtttaaatattaaattattcaACCAGAAGAACTCAGCAGTAACAAAGTattgtaacttaaaataattcTAGCTCTGAAATTATCatataataagaaataaaatatgaaatggaCATAACAAACAAAGCCTCTGCAGGGAGACCATTAAACCTACCTGTTTATGTCTAATGGTAATTAGTAACCTAAATATAACTGTGCACATAGAGATCTTTGACTTTTGGCTAAACTCGACTTCTACTCTTCACCGTAATTGTTTTCATGAGGCATTGTAATTTAGGTTTGTACAAACATCAACAGACCATCTTTCCTTATGCATAAAGAACTTCTAATCAGTCCAGtctaattattttttacaacatCCATTGCGCACACCTGAACTGTAATCTTTCACTTTTAAATGAGACTGCCCTCATTTATCAGAAAAATAATCCTCAGCCCGGATAATTATCAGacatacaaacataaacacCTTTAGAAGTTCAGATGTGAGGACCTGCTTGCCTCTTAAGTTTATACAGTCATTTGACCTGACCAGTGGCCTAGTTGTACACCTCTTAGATGTTTATGCATATATGGACGCTAATCTCTCAGTCAGGACTATGGGATTTgagaatattttgttttatagaGATCAAAGTAGCTGGCTAGGATCAGTAGAAACCtttcaaacacatcaaacagagAGCAATGCATCCTGAATCCCACGCCCACAGTAGCCAATCAAGCCATGCATAACTCTtcctaaaagaaaaaggattCTCAATGTGGGTCTCCCTCCATCAACATCTCCCGCAGCTCACCCCCCACGGAGGCCAAGGGGTTGTTCAGGCTCATGAGCTATCATGGAGAGCCACTGCACTGTAGTATCTGTATGCCTCTCATACTTGGCTAACACGATGCTGCTATTGAGGAACAGAGAGATACTGTGTTAAGAGATCAAAGCAGCGGTACAGAGATTTAGACTCACGGCCTGTCAGTCAAGATGGCGAGACAAAGCAGAAGACAGAAATGCTTACACACACTCTCTATCTCTCCTGCTCACTCCCTGGGCTTCTCTGTGGTGTGCCTGTGAGGGGTGAGGCGTAACTGTCAGATGGCTTAGGGGCTACTCATTTGTAGACATCTACAGCGCTGCATGAACACctcaactcacacacacacacacaactgattCAAGCCCTTTCAGATGAGAGGTCTCTTCTAGCCTGTATATTGGCCTGTGGAGGAATGTTCTGTGCTCTCAGCATTTTCTCTCGTCTCGAAGATGAATAGAGCTATTTCACAGACGgtggagaaacaaaacaatgctCTGTGTGCTTAGACACATGATGTAGGGGCTTCATTTCTGGTTGATCAAAgatggggttttttttgtcatgtttgcaATAAatctcaaatactttttttgtggATAGAGTACGGACATATAGAGGGTAAGATTACAGCTGACGAAGTCCTGCTGTAAAGAATGATCCTTGTTCATCTCTAATCTTTTGTACATGTAATCACCCCTACATGGTTTCTTTGTATCCTTTCACCTAGTGTGACCGGAAAGATAATTTACTTTGTAAAATCCTTCAAAAAACATCAGGTAGTATTTGGAGTGTAAGGATATCACTCTGGAAAAATGCTTTGCTATGTTCTGCAATGGGatcaaaacaacacagaaaaaaaacagcgaGCCATGGTAAATAAAAAGggtaaatttgatttaaaaaatatctgatcaaatacagtatttaatTTCTCAGGAAAACTGTGAGATAGGAAACTTGCACTCTTACATGCCTCAGGAATAACAATGACACAACACCACCTTGTGGCCGTCGactaacattttaatttagacTTTGTTCCATCATTGATGGTTTCACAGACAATGGAAATGCCAAAAGGATTAAGCTGAAAATAAGCATTATGCttacacaaaattaaaaacagttaataacaaatgacatatttcaaaacatcataaaaaacatttcctcatGAAAAGTCAAATCACTATCAGAAATTTGACGGATGCTCTTAAATTAAGGCAGGATGTCAATGCTATAACCACTATGAACTTTCACTTCACAAAAAGGAGAAACTTGCAAGGAAATCCGAGGCCGAAGGGCAGAGCATGCCCCCTTGACAGAAGACTTGTGTTTAGGAAGGAGGACTGAGGTTGATACCTCCACACAAAACTCCAAACACAAGCCAAAAGCACAGGACAGGAGCAGGCGCAGAGGACAGAGTGACGATGCACATGCAGGTCTGGTTGGTTGGAGAGCCCGTGGTAGGTACAGATCCAGGAATGGGGCATGAGCCCATTAAAGTTCAAACTGAAGTGATCAGCCTGCAACTTCAGTTAGTGCAGTTTTCAGAAGCCTGaaagaaaatatgtatataaatcaATAAGTGATGTATTATCACGATTAATTATGAGATCAGATCACTATACCGTGTTCTTTCTTATAATATTTACACCGGGTTTATGAGCGAGCTACATGTGCACAGGACACAATTCTGAAATAAGtgaatattttaactttttttttttaagactatgTGATGACAACTTTCCCTTTTACCTAATATTAGTATTTACCAAATTGAGGAAGCTTTAAACTGTTGGTTCAGCACTGTAATCTTCACAAAAAATCCTAGctaccaaaagaaaaaaaagaatatgtgGTCACCGTTCCACAGGTGAGGTTGAGACAGAGATGCTTTTTCTATTACAATGTAAAGCATTTAATGAAACTaggaacatgtatttatttatttaagttcaACTATCTAATTTCAGATCTCAATGAGCTGAATGACctctcaaaattaaaaatactccAGGGAAAAGGAAACAGGGCATGTCTTGTTGCTGAATAGGTTGGTCGGTCGGTGGGActgggacggacggacggacggacggacggacacggacacggacacacacacacacacacacacacacacacacacacacacacacacacacacacttaatattGTGTTAATGTTCATATTATTGCTTGGTCAGAATATTTGGacaaattgtatttttactcTTTAGCAACATTGTTACTGAAActttcatgccaataaagccccTTTAAATTGAATTGTAAGACACCACGTTGAGGTATGGTAATTTCACTTTGGCATTTGATTTCTTCAACATAAATAATTGATCAGCAGTTACAAATGTTGGTAAACTGGATTCTCCTACTCCACAAACATAATTCTTCAGtatgaaaaaatatgaaaaagttaGCTCTTTGGGAGCCCGTTTCTGTACCTTGAGGGTTTCAGAAGCTTTACGCAGTTCTTTGATGACTGCAGACAAAGCTTCTGGGTTGATGCCCTGctcacacagtctcacacatATGGACAGAGACTCCATGTCCAAACCTGTGTTCAGCAACCTGGAGATCTCCAGCAGCACTGTTGGCAGGAAGAAGGTGAAGTTAAACTAGTTAACGTTAGAATCATTCCCTAGTGACAAGACAGATCCTTTGCAATTTGTTATTAAGATTAACACGACTATAAACAAACGGGGTTAGcggaaaaaaactatttatttgcaACGAAACTTGGTGTTAttttacaaatacatacatgctGCATGTtcattaaatatacatttaccgTCCATAGTCTCCCGGACTGCGTTTAGGTTTGTATTTGCTGCACTTGCCATGATGTAAACTGAATATAATTAGCAAACGCTTGCTAGCAGGTGGCTAACAAGTTTCACTTGAAGGGGTCTCTTACGCGATACGACACCTTTTTAACAGTTCACCCAGTCGTTAAACGTttcgtttttattttagataCAACCTCTCAAAATATCACACGCACAATCATAAAGGGACACCATTAGCAACTTGTTAGCTACCTTGCCTGCTAAACTAGCTAACTCACGCGAAACTGGGAGAGGAAGTGACGACTTGCATCCTTCATTGGTTCCTTAGAACTTCCTGCAAAGATTCTATTGGCCAACGGGTCTTAAGGGCGAAATTGAAATAAACGTTTGAACCCTCTTGCTGCTGATTGTTTTCCGATTCAATGAAGATTGTTTTTAGCTGTATGTTCAAAGTACGGGGTCATTAACAGTTGTAAGTACCAACGGCAGAACGTTATTTAGCTAGctaatatttgtaaaaaatgtagttACCTTTCATCTTTTAAGTAAAGTGGTGTGTTAAGAAAGACAGCAGAATGTAACGATaaggctagctaacgttacttagCCATAGAAACAGGGAACATAACGTTAGCGTAGTTAATGTTAACGTACCAATCTAACCATATGATTAAATTAAATGCAATCGAGTGGATTAGTTTATGCCTTGTCAATGTTATGTCTGAAAAGCCCTTTTTTTATGCTGACTAGAATATTTCAGCTAAAATGGGAGACCGTGTTGAGCTACAGATCACTCCAGAGACTCCAGGTAGGCCGTCAATAAGAAACCCCTTTGAAAGTCCCAATGACTACCACCACCTTCGGGAACCCCTGATGCCAAGCCCATCTGTCTTCAAGTCCAAGCCTTGTAAAGCTGTAAGTTTGAGCACACCTCAAAACGTTTACACATATTACTATGTCTCATATCTCTACCTGCAAATATCTACATGCTGCATTATGTCAACACGTTTTGCTTCGCTGAtataaagttttttattttttatttatttaattcatcATCTGTCTCTCCCTCAGACTCCACCCAAGTTTAACTGGTCTATTGACGAAATGGCCTGTCTTCTGCCAGTGCACATAGACCCAGAGGAGATCCAGCGCCAGTCTTTTTACCTCAGCCAGACAAGGTATGTACTGAAacacagtagtagtagtagtagtagtagtagtagtagtagtagtagtagtagttgtagtagtttaaaataatagcagtccacaATCACCAACgtcataaatattttttttggtagaagtggtatttctacatggcaaataatttactagtaagtgttgtagtgtcatagaaaaaaaacagacccaacatgacatgcatgctgctcattctgtgtaattgaatggggcatgttcaaaataatagcagtgttttgttaaattagtgaggtgattgattctgtaaagaaacaggtgtcaattatggctCATATTtaaggaaagaaggaagcaaatgttgtgcatgctggttatagtgcatttcacactgaaatactcagcaaaatgggtcgttccagacattgctctaaggaacagcagactttgattaaaaagttgattggagaggggaaaacatataaagaagtgcagaaaattataggttgctcagccaaaataatttcaaatgcCTCCAAATGTCTTCCAAAGCTTGAAtgacgtggggggggggggggaaacggTCAACTGCCATTCAAACGGAtcaaagaatagccaaaatggcaaaggctctcCCAATGATATACTCcgggaaaatcaaagaagacttaaagttacctgtgagtactgttacgatcagaagaaggctatgtgaagcaaagctatcagctagaaggcCCTGCAAAGTCCCACTGCTGGGGAAAAAGACATCTACtaaataggttgaaatttgccaaaggacacattgactgNNNNNNNNNNAAATGgcacaacattctgtggactgatgagtgCAAAATTGTTCATTTTGTCGAGGGGCTGCAGACGGTTTGTCCgacgacccccatgcactgaattcaagcagCAGTACACTGAAGACAGTagagcatggtggtgcaaaaatcatgttatggggatggttctcatactgtggtgttgggccaaTTGAttgcataccagggatcatggatcagattccatacatcaaaatacttcaTGTACTGTCATGTTGCCtcatgctgaagaggaaatgccttttgaagtgggtctttcaacaagacaatgactcaaaacacaccagtaagcgagtaaagtcttggttccagatgaacaaggtTGATGTTGGGGAGTTGCCAGCCCAATCCCTGGACCTCAATCCCGtagaacacttgtagggtgacatcataaatgctgttgtCTGATGCTGTGGCTGATgtctgaggcaaaacccagtaatgcagaggaattgtggaatgtagttcaatctTGAAGTCAAGTTggtcgactccatgcaacacagatgtgaagcagttctcaggaataatggttatgcaactaaatattagtgcagtcattcaaagtaaagcaaacccttgagacatttttcagtttatacagtaaatgtttgagtttttaaagaaaaattaacAGCCCAATATTCAAACTTGATacattttggtcatgttttgatttggaattgaatgtgcagtgcattgatattatggaattaaaagcaattctaaggattttgagcactattcacttttttcttatatatatatatatatatatatatatatatatatatatatatatatatacacacacacacacacacacattctttttaaCCTAAGTTTaagcaacactttttttttctctaccaAACATCTAGGATGGATTCTGACATTGAGGAAAAGCGTCAGAATGCTATTGAGCAGGTGTGTGACTCTAATAAAACTTAATCATATTGTTTATTGAAAGAACTTAATATATTGATGGtttattgattattttgtaattaagcCATTTGTCTGCCTCCCAATAAAGTTTTTCACCAAAGGAGCCATTGTGCCCTCGCCCTGGGCAGCACCAGACACCCGTAAAGGCGTTCAGATTTATATGAAAAGTAAGTTCATCTTTGTAATGTTCTGccttgtattttgtgtattaTTTTGGTTTTCTACATTATATAAGCATTTCATgttcatgttactgtattgtgtcttTGCACTTGTAGGTTCTAAGTCTGCTATGATTGTAGAGGAGCCAGAAAAAATCTCAGGTTGGTGTCTTCTTTGACATTGTTCGACTTAACTTAACGGTGCCCCATCTCTTCTCCTTTCCTGCTCTGTCTACTAACTTGTATCTGTCTAATGTTTCTTTTACAGTTGCTTGTCAGACAACTCTTTCGTTACCTTTGGCTTATGATTTGGAGAAAGTACTAGGTAAGCCTCTAATAAATGCCTGCACAATCAAGTAAGTATTTTACCATCAAGTCATCATCATTGTTTCTTCCCTATCCTCAGGGGATTATTACCACTACCAGGAAGCATGTGATGCTGTCCAGGAGAGTCTCAGTTCCTCCTCCTTAAGACGGAAACTCTTCCTTGATGGCCAGGGCACTTACAGCAGCTCTGACAGCTCTAGCCCACCAAGCCCAGAGAGAAGCCATGCCAGGAACGAGAGGCTTTCTCTAAACCGAGGAGAGGGAGCTTTAGGAGAAGTTGCCGAGGGAGAGACTATATTGTCTATCTTTTCCTCCCCTTTGTCCTGTGGCGAGCTGGCTGCAACTCCCTCCACGGTGAGTGGAGACGTGTACGGGTTGACTATTTCGACATACTCTTGGTATGTCAATTTCCTAGCCCAAACTGTTTATTTGATTTGaattaacacaacaaaaatgtatttgtattgttttaactATAGGGTCAGTTCTCGTCCAGTCccatccaacatggctgcttcCGGGACTGCAGCCTCGGCAGCATCACCAGTCCTCCGGTTCCTGGTCGGTCGTCTCCTGCTGGCCTGGCCTCCCCCACAATTTCTCCTATATTTGATGCGACATGCACACCCATATGCTCAGGTAGGTATTTCTTTTGTAACTTATTAGCAAAATGTGTAATAtccacaatgaaaaaaatatttttattttatgatattcacatatttaaaaaaaaaaaaaaaggttttattacataaagatatatttaaaaaaaaaacagtggggTGATGTCAACAAAGTTTCTCTAACTGAAATTGAATCTGTTCTTTCTTTAGCTGAGAGAAAGCAGCTGATCAATTTGACTCCACATGGTGTTCCCCTGGACATGAACGTCAGTCCCTGCAATGAGAGTCCATTTGTCGAGGGTTGCTCTCCCATTCGTAGCTGCTCCCCACACCATCTCCATTGCCACAATAAGCCCCATCACAATGCTAGACCCAAGCCCCGGCCCAGAGTCCGCTGCTGGGCCTCCCCTCCCCTCATCTCACCAATTCTCAACCCTAAGTTCCAAGACAATCTGGAGGCGGAGGACAAAACCTCCTCCTCGTCCCCCCCTtcgtcctcctcttctctccccccTATGGAGCTAGAGCCATCTTCACCCCTGGCCTGCGGCGCTCACCTCCCTGACACTGAGAGAGTTACCCTGGATCCTATGGAACCTGTGAAAATGGAGGAAGGCAAGGAGACCGAGATCGAAGGAAGGttggaggatgaagaggaggaaggtgaAGGGCTTTCGGGACAGCTCACCAGCTCTCGTATGGGCAATGTGTCAGCAACAGAAAGCTCTCGTATGTTTTTATCTCTCCTGGCAGAGGGAAGCAGCATACGCTGTGATTCCAGCATGCAGGTTTGTGTGATTCATTTCATTCAGACTAAGAGCtgctttgttcttttctttttttcactgtatGTTTAACTTACTCAAGTATGAATCATTTCTTGTTTGTCTTAATACAAATGTTGTAATTGCTTTTTGTTTATGTTCAGGTGGACAGTGGGTACAACACTACCTCAGCTGGCACCGCCAGTCTTATAGATGGCCTCAGCTCAGACTGTCACAGCAAAGAGTCCTTAAGTTCAAACTTCGCAGAAGAAGCTTTCCAACTCACTCGGCACATTAAAGTAAAGGTAAGTTAACcctttacacacaaacacaggtttgtggataTGTGAGTTGGCGCGTTTAGATCTTAAGCAGTATCAGCACTTGTTTAAAACACATTACTAAAATCACCTTACATACTTCACTAATAATGTGGGCAAGCTGCAAGGAGTTGTCTTTTAGTGACTTTTTAATTTGACTAAAATGAAGTTTATTGTTTTCCAGGCATTTTATCCTAACCACTGAGCCATCTGTTGGATGCATTTAAAGGGACGCCTCTTCCAGTGGAAGcttaaagatgattattttgcaatcaaatacaacatttacactgttttgaagcatttatgttgcattaatttGGTTAGGGTGAATTGGTTTAACTGTTTAATGCTGTATGAGCTGAGGTGTTTCACAAGTGGTTATTAGTTCTTTTTAAGATTTGAAGTTCAAATTGTCAGACTGAAAGTAAATTCTTTACCATagtatgtatttctttttatcacAAGTTAGAAGGGAGAAATACTTATTCCCAATGTAAGACACTCAAAATCTATAATTATAATTCACCAGTTCTTTTGGACCCAGCATTCTATACTGGTGTTAGGAGGGGGGAGAGAAGTCAATTCTGTATCAAACTTGCACAACAGTAACCTCCTTTGAtgcttttcaattttatttggtGCTGACATGAACGACCTGATAGATCCTGA
This window of the Etheostoma spectabile isolate EspeVRDwgs_2016 chromosome 17, UIUC_Espe_1.0, whole genome shotgun sequence genome carries:
- the mzt1 gene encoding mitotic-spindle organizing protein 1 isoform X1, whose protein sequence is MASAANTNLNAVRETMDGKCIFNEHAALLLEISRLLNTGLDMESLSICVRLCEQGINPEALSAVIKELRKASETLKASENCTN
- the bora gene encoding protein aurora borealis yields the protein MGDRVELQITPETPGRPSIRNPFESPNDYHHLREPLMPSPSVFKSKPCKATPPKFNWSIDEMACLLPVHIDPEEIQRQSFYLSQTRMDSDIEEKRQNAIEQFFTKGAIVPSPWAAPDTRKGVQIYMKSSKSAMIVEEPEKISVACQTTLSLPLAYDLEKVLGDYYHYQEACDAVQESLSSSSLRRKLFLDGQGTYSSSDSSSPPSPERSHARNERLSLNRGEGALGEVAEGETILSIFSSPLSCGELAATPSTGQFSSSPIQHGCFRDCSLGSITSPPVPGRSSPAGLASPTISPIFDATCTPICSAERKQLINLTPHGVPLDMNVSPCNESPFVEGCSPIRSCSPHHLHCHNKPHHNARPKPRPRVRCWASPPLISPILNPKFQDNLEAEDKTSSSSPPSSSSSLPPMELEPSSPLACGAHLPDTERVTLDPMEPVKMEEGKETEIEGRLEDEEEEGEGLSGQLTSSRMGNVSATESSRMFLSLLAEGSSIRCDSSMQVDSGYNTTSAGTASLIDGLSSDCHSKESLSSNFAEEAFQLTRHIKVKAFYPNH
- the mzt1 gene encoding mitotic-spindle organizing protein 1 isoform X2 produces the protein MASAANTNLNAVRETMDVLLEISRLLNTGLDMESLSICVRLCEQGINPEALSAVIKELRKASETLKASENCTN